The region TGTAGGTGACTCACACCTAAAATTACAACTATGGGCACTCAATGGTTCCTGACCTCTAAAATGTTAAATAACTATTATACTGAAGTTAAGAGTTGCAAGTCCTCTTCGTTTGTGGGTTGTCTTAATCTAAACATATCTTACTTCAAGCCATCCTGCCTTCAATAACAAAACTTCATatattttgcaaaatgaaCCCCCACAACCTGGAGCCTTACCTCTAGAAGACTTCGCAAGAAAGagtatttttgagaaaattttcTTCACATCATGGCTCTCTGACAGACTTGCCCACAATCCTCTTTCCTAAAGGAAAAACATAATAGTAATACATAATGTAAACTTAAAAGAAATACTCTGACTACACCGACACGATCTTCAAAGCCAGTCTTACAATTCCAAAGCAATCCCAATAACAGCGAGACCTACAGATATTGTAGATAAAACAATCCACGAGAGAAAGTGCTATGCCACATAGCGGTATGAAAAACTACTTAAACACCACCCTTTTAGATGAGAACAAAAATATTCCCCCTCTAAGGCAGTAGCACAAAACCCTGAGTAAAGGGTACAAATGAACATTacaagcaaaataaattaactttaaaatactaacaaaataaataaagatgaACAGATAGGGGGACTGACTGACCTAGAATGACTTAATTAAGTCTCCCACACCAAAACTGTTAAATAACCCTAATGCTCTTATAATACACTATGAGCCTCACAAAACTTGCGGTCAGAATATTAATTTCCAAGTCACTCAAGTgtcagaaattacattttactaaaataaaGATGCCTTAGCTCACCAAAATCAGAGAGATGAGAATCATCCCTAAGGACCAAACATCCacctgaaacaaaatgaaatcaagACTAACACCACATAGAAATATTTTCTAAAGTATTTTAACATATTATCCCACGCATGTTGATAAAGAAGTCTTGATATACACTAAGCAACTGTTCCTAACAATAGGTGCGGTTACACACACCACGGTAAATGGCTTTTCCCATGGTAAATTTTCCCGTGGTACATCACACTTGGGTTTTTAGATTCCTGTGGTTCCAGCGGTTATTACACGCGAAAAGTGATTTCCCAACGTAAAACAAATGTCACGCAAATGTGGCGGGAAATTGAATTCCAACTTCTTGAGTCATCACGATGGAATTTGATTCGAGAGAATTAGCGTGCCTTATATCCATCGTGACTTTGCGTTTACGTGTTGCTGTCAAACCCTGATTGGCTCTTTTACCTCGGGCATCAAAACACCCTTCCAGATTACCAGGTTAAATGTCATGGGTGCTTCTTGTGATCTTTTTGACGTCTCCATGGATATTTAACACAGGAAATTTACCTCGGGAAACGTCGGTCACACTGCTAAATGCAGTTTCACGTGGTAAAAGGGCAATTTCCCACGTTAAAAAGTGCCCCGTGTAACTGCACCTAATGTAATATTAACTTTTTACTGCTGTGTGCTTTAGTTACCTGGCCTTTGCATGAAAGTGAGGCTatagttgaccttgttttgatagaaacctcactgcttttcttatgtacaGTAAATTCCTACAAATAatattagcatgagaacagcatcattaacagaAGAAAAGCAGGTAGGTTTCTATCAACACAAgatcaactccagcctcagtttcattcaaaggccaggaaacaaggcacacaactgtaaaatggtctctCTTATGGGTTTTTCTTGAAACATACACTGTTCTATTAATGAGAAAAGTTGAGGGTAAGTTTCTAACTATTATTACAGAAACCAATATGCCAGTTTTCCAATGTCTAGCAGTCCTGGACATgtcttaatttaaaaattttgattCAGCTGTCCCCACCTTAGGTCCAGATGGTCCAAACAAAGGAGAAAGTCCATGACCTGACAAAATGACTTCAGGAGCCATAAATTCTGGACAGCTAGACAAAAAAgtcacaaaattgaatttaCTGAGAGCAGGGCAGGTATatcactaataattattatacttttAGCTGTGGAATTCAATGCAATGGATAATATCATTCAtctactattttcaaatagtAGATCAAATTtgagtttgaaaaattgtgCTAGTCTTTTAGAAGGGCTCTCACCCTTTGATTAGAAAGACTGAAAGTTGATgacaaataaattatatgtTCATCTAGCCTCGACATGATTCttatgtaataatattatacaatcttataacagtaataataattattattatgttattattataacaatataATTTCTAATAATCATGGTAATTTTTACTCAAAGTATGCAGCAGTTTTCTGAATTCatttattattcaaaaaatCTTCAGatttaataaaacatttcTGTACAACTCACCCCACAGGGAAAGCAACATGTGCCCCAAACCCTGTTATGTAATATAACCCACTCTTGGATATCTTGATTTGGCCCTACAAAGATCAAACAGTTgatgtcaataataattattgtgtctCTACATGCCACAATTAAGTATCTCTCAATGACGAGGATTGCTATAGCCAGctaaagcaataataaatgataataattattatttcccaACTGACAGGACTGTGTAACCCACAGACAGGAAATGCAATctgacaacaaaacaacattttagTTTACCTTAGGAGTAAgacaaatgtttcccagtgACAAATTTCTGTGGACTATTCCATGAGCATTTAAGAACGACAGACCATGAAGTACCTCAAAAGCAATATGCCTGATTTCACTCCAACTGTAAATGTTACAATTTGTTGAGATTAACATtcagataataataattatttattattgcagCAGATTCAGTTTTGGGTCTATGAACTTAAGGAAGTTGAAGTTGCAAAAACAACTGGTGGATGGAAAATCCAACTATAATCTTTGTCATGGAATGCAATTGAAAGACTGCAGGCAAAAATGTCCTAATTTTCATTTCGggtgtttttcattttttctcagaGGTGGCTGAGTTTTTGCATCCCAACATTATAAAGAAAAGGTTGGGATGCAAACCAACCAACATTATAAAGAAAATGCATGTtctgtaataatattaattatacTTAAGAACAGTGCAGGTCATTGGTACATTTAAGTTCATCTCCCTCATCAACTAGCAATCCACCCCCAAGAACTGATTCTTTGATCATTTCCACTTCAAGAAATTCCAACCCAGAAAAACAAGACAACTGACCTGAAGTGTTTCCCATTCTTCAATtctgttttcaagttttcagaaaaaaattcctcAGCAACAATGAGCCTCTCTGTGAAAAACAGCATCAACAGATGTAGTATCTTACTTATTGTTCAAACTTTTGATTCAGCAAACGACTGGTCACATGCATACCACGTAAACTAGGTccaatttatgcaaatttggaaAAATGTGGTATTCATATTTCTAGTCAATAAAGCTAAAGTTGCTCAAAGCTTGGATATAGGACTAACCAGTGAAATTAAATCATTACTCAATGGATAAGTAGTTTCAAAGCGCTATTAACTGAGTTATCCATTGGTATTTTATCCAGTAAATACTGCTACTCAACCTTTTGCACAACTAGGGCAAGACTCTCTCAGCTTCTGAAACAAAGGGGACCAAGCGGTTTGGGGTACTCTGGGGGGGTTCCCCTGCTAACCCCTGACCCCTCCTCCCAATGGCCATCAACCCTCaaaataggtggttttcacgttacgtcatagccgccatgttggtgcaagaaaacaaaagatttctaattagctccttttgttcgtccacccGCAATTGTACActgcagcattgttatctgtgtccctggagattggttgcaaaccacctattCACCAACTCTACCATACTTTAAAACGacgtattttgttttgtcgttGTAGACAAACGATTTAATGTGATTTTGCTCACCATTTTTCACTCTGGTGATATCAAGATATTGGCAAACATTTTCGTGGTAAAGACTCTTTACGTGTTGAAATCGGCCTAAGATGACAATAGAGTTTGGTGTGAGTGGAAGTCCATTAGTTCCACACTGACCAGACGGATGCGGAGAAGGAAAGAAGGTGGAAATTCCAATCTGCGCTTCACCAAGCGTGCCCATTCTCTGTTGTTATTTGGAGATCCTAGTTTATCCTTTTTGAAAGTGTTTACATCTCTTAAATCTGTGATAAAATTTGGTCGGGcatgcaattttgttttgatcccAACTTGGTAACCAGACTTTAGCTTTGGCACCAAGCCTAAATTTCGATGAAAGTAGTGTAAACTTTCATTTCGGTGAATGAATTTATCGATCATTCCtcgaaatttgttttcttttggttttaaaaGATTGACTGGAGTTATTGCGGTGTCCTCCATTCGCGATTCAACTTCCCTAAAAAGCAGAGCTTTTTCTGAGTCAAAATATCCACGTGGTACATACAACATAATGGCAGACGGCAGTTCACTTGTTGAACAGTACTCCAAACGTGCGAAAATAGCGGTAGGTTTATTGAAATTATTTGGATATCCTTGCGTTACTATGCCTTTTAGCCTCTTATTTGTCACCATTAGGAGGATGAGGTTTTGAGTTTGAAGAGGAAAATTGAGGCGCTTCAAAACCAGCTGGGGTCTTGTGAAAGTGAAAGCTCTGATGTCCCGGAACTAGAAAAATTGCTCACAGAAAACAGCAAGCTGAAATATCAAGTGGAAACACTAAACCGGGTAAGATTGCAttaatttatttcctttccaCAGTTTGGGCTTTGAAGATGTTTCGTACCTAATTTGAATAGTATAATTTAAAACACAATCCCGCATTCTGCTTACCTTACCCTCCCCACCACCAATGTCATCCCATTCTTTATTTCCTCTACGGTTTCTTGTGTTGGTTCACTTCTTTGTCCATCTACgatgcagaaaaaaataattgaaatccATATTTTTGCTACCTTGTCTCCACCTGAAATGATTTTTGACAACTCAAAGTTGTGTATAACATGGGCTTCTCCTCCTACTCACCAATTAATGTTTGGGTCATTTTATCGCTAGATTTCAGAATACCCCCTCACTTATTAGCATATGAATTAAATGTATTGTTTTCTATGTCTCGTTCTTTAAGAGAAGAAGGCAATATGCAAATAAGTGAGGGGGTATTCTGAAATCGCTCCGACCTCTGCTCAACTTGTTGAAACATTAGttaacaacagtccttttccAAACTCTATCCCTCcattaaggaaaaataaattttgaaaagttattataaattattaataataataattattattataaaaaattatcataaataattattaataattctttCTTGATATCAATCTTTAGAGCATCATGGAGGAGAAGGCAAACTCCAAAAAAGTAATGACCAACTGTCAATTCACTCTCCATGAGTTATTTGGAAAGGCCATAAGGGCAACCTTTCCTAATGTGCCAGAGGCTCCTGTGATTGTGCAACCCTCTCAAGGAGAGAAATTTGGAGATTACCAGTGCAACAGTGCAATGGCAATCAATCAGGTAATGATTCCAATGATCTTTGTTAGCTCAACTTCAATAATAGTAACtactttattatttcacttgtagaattttaacttttttattCTAAGTATCTCTTTATATTAGTCTCATTGGTGTGGAcagcaaaatgtttttttactAGGGGTTGGTCATATCTTTACTTCTTTTCTGCAGATACTGAAAGGCAAAGGTATCAAGAGTAATCCTCGTGAAATTGCTGTTTCTGTTGTTTCAAATGTTCCACAGAATGATCTTATACAAAAGGTTAGTCCATAAAAAAGTAATACTTTGTTACcttatagagcggttttcaaatgactgttgaataccaaaaccaaagcaattacttcgaccaatcacaacaggggcaaacagcgcgacgaaccaatcacaattcctagcaattatctgaaacttgctcaaagcacgggaaaaatcacgcgtacatggcacgattggttttggttttgcttctcattggctgaaaaactggcacgagtcttttaagccaaacATTAAgtgtagcaatcgcaatcacgtaattgctttcgacagtcatttgaaaactgctctaaaagGCATAGGGTCATTATCTTTGAAGACCTTACATTTTATTACAAACTTCAGAGAGCACTTTATATTACCACTGACCTTTGCTATTTATATATCAAAGTGAGTGAAACCAGATACAAGATTTGAGGGTCTGAAGTCGGTTGGAGCTGGTTGCCATCGCCCTCTGAGCTGTTCTTTCTTGAAATCTTCGCACCATACATTAAAAAACCTTCAGCTCCTGAACcaccaaaaaaacttaaataaaatatgGTACTGTAAGTGCCACCCTCAGGGCTCATATAATTAAATGTACTGTACTTTGTTTggtaaattatttcatttacataTGCAAAATTTACTTTTCTAGATTGAAGTAGCAGGATCTGGATTCATCAATATCAGTCTCAGCCATAATTATGTGTCTTCCTTGTTAAAAGACATTCTCTCAAATGGCGTCCAACCTCCCGCAGTTCCTGTCAAGCGAAGATGTGTTGTGGATTTCTCCTCACCAAACATTGCCAAGGAAATGCACGTTGGGCATCTCAGGTCCACTATCATTGGTGAAAGTCTGTGCCGACTTTTGGAATTTGTGGGCCACGACGTTTTGCGGTGAGTTTGGCACTGTTGCATATTTGTACACCAAGTGTGTTGAtcaaagtttgttgttgtttttttctgggTAATGAGATGGTAATACCTTGTTAGTTATTTTGATTGTCTTTTCAATAATCAGCTGTTTAGTTGAGCTGTCTGCTTTTGAAAAGCACCCCATAATGCACTTGAAGGACTAAAAAGCCAAGTAAGTATGTCATGTACACCCAATGATTGAGTCTCAGCTCAGTGAATTAAATGCATTGTGATTTTTGTAATGTCCAATcaaaactttcatttgaaaggaCAGGTAACCTTCCTTGAAAGAGAAATTATTTGCAACACAGTTATAATAAAACCACTAAATagaaacctatttatttttttctctctttttttttactagaaTCAATCACATTGGAGACTGGGGCACACAGTTTGGAATGTTGATTGCTCATCTTGAAGACAAATTTCCAGATTATCTTGAAGTTTCACCTCCAATAGGGGACCTGCAGGCTTTTTACAAGGTTTTTCCGATTCTTTAGTGATGTTCtagtgttttgttgcttttgtttttcaacttcattaaattttttatcaATCTGCAGTTGTCTTaaatcttcttcttttttttttttttcaggaatccAAGAAACGTTTTGATGAAGATGAAGCCTTCAAGAAGGTTGCATATGATAAAGTGGTAGAGCTTCAGGGAGGTCATCCTAATGTTAGGAAAGCATGGAATCTAATCTGTGATGTGTCCAGGAAAGGTAAAAAAGGATATTACAATTTTCTTTATCCTTGTGCTGCGGCATGTGATATAGCTTTCATCAAAGATAAATAGCTGCTCTAATTTCTTCCgagttttttcactttctggATGCTAAAGTGGTGTGTAGAATAGTGAAACTGTTTTTATGGGAGACCAGTTGCAGGAAAGGCAATAACAGCTTTCCAAATGACGTGTGTTCAGCGAGAGATTTACATTATCCATGGAACCCCATTTGCTTGATGATTCAGTTTTTATGAATGATTTTTATGAATTCCCGTTATCTTGGTTTTTGAAcagaatttgacaaaatttacACTCGATTGGACGTCACACTGATTGAGAGAGGAGAATCATTCTATCAAAACATGATGACCGGCGTTGTTGCCGAATTAGAGAGGAAAGGTTTGTCTAAAATATTGTCAAATTGCATCAGAAAATTGTTGTGTTTATGAAGTCGTACTAATTTTAGGGTCAAGAGTTTCATTTGGAGAGACCAAAGATTTCCAGTTTTTGATCAGGAAAAATGATAACGACAAATTGGTACAGTATTTTATCCACGTCCCAGATATTTATTACTAATTTGTTCCTTATTACACCCTGGGAATGATGTTAAGTCTCGATTTATTCTGAGGGTGGCCAAGGGGGGATCGTGATCccgtttcacgcacaaattttaacaaaattcacgcgtcacgttttgAGTCAGTCATTGTCGGAGAAACCTCAGGGAAACGAAATCAAgaccaaacacaaataattcacgaatcacgcatacctcatgaaataaatcacgcgtcacatgctttcaggtattcacgaatcacgtttctttttaagtaactttcacgcgtcacgttcaAGTTTTAGCCCTTATCACGTGTCACGCATaaaccctttgccaccctctaTTCTGGATCGATGTAAAATGAAACACTAAAGAGACATGGCTGGctattcatcttttttttcatctcaTAAGTTCATAAGAGTTGAATACTTTGACCAGGCTTGTGCATTTATTCTTATAGGGCAAGTGATTCAAGAAGAAGGGCGTAAAGTTGTGTTTGTTTCCGGAATGAAAGTTCCGCTGACGGTCGTCAAGTCTGATGGAGGCTTTACCTACGACACGTCAGATCTCGCTGCTCTCAGACAACGAGTCTATGACGAAAATGGAGATTGGCTCATATACGTCACAGATGCTGGTCAGGTCGGGTGTACTTTGCCAGCCGttatataattttaaaaaagcaaatgctTACTTCGAACAACCGCTG is a window of Acropora palmata chromosome 4, jaAcrPala1.3, whole genome shotgun sequence DNA encoding:
- the LOC141878458 gene encoding arginine--tRNA ligase, cytoplasmic-like, whose amino-acid sequence is MNLSIIPRNLFSFGFKRLTGVIAVSSIRDSTSLKSRAFSESKYPRGTYNIMADGSSLVEQYSKRAKIAEDEVLSLKRKIEALQNQLGSCESESSDVPELEKLLTENSKLKYQVETLNRSIMEEKANSKKVMTNCQFTLHELFGKAIRATFPNVPEAPVIVQPSQGEKFGDYQCNSAMAINQILKGKGIKSNPREIAVSVVSNVPQNDLIQKIEVAGSGFINISLSHNYVSSLLKDILSNGVQPPAVPVKRRCVVDFSSPNIAKEMHVGHLRSTIIGESLCRLLEFVGHDVLRINHIGDWGTQFGMLIAHLEDKFPDYLEVSPPIGDLQAFYKESKKRFDEDEAFKKVAYDKVVELQGGHPNVRKAWNLICDVSRKEFDKIYTRLDVTLIERGESFYQNMMTGVVAELERKGQVIQEEGRKVVFVSGMKVPLTVVKSDGGFTYDTSDLAALRQRVYDENGDWLIYVTDAGQGDHFKLIFGASREAGWYDPKKTRIDHVGFGVVLGEDKKKFKTRSGDTVRLIDLLDEGLKRSLDKLKEKERDKVLSAEELKAAQESVAYGCIKYADLSHNRVNDYVFSFDKMLDDKGNTAVYLLYAYTRIRSIMRTANIDRESLESCLANTEISLEHPKEWKLGKCIVRFPEILSRVLDDLMMHILCEFMYEMATTLTEFYDNCYCVEKDRNTGVVVKINMGRMLLLEATARVMEVAFYILGIKPVTKM